One Oryza glaberrima chromosome 11, OglaRS2, whole genome shotgun sequence genomic region harbors:
- the LOC127755625 gene encoding uncharacterized protein LOC127755625 yields MCYPCESMIEDMTTSSGASSTADAPLLCSSALSSSPHHCHSHSITPPSLEFVPSSYEHHAATSLSWLRGHHSVALLFFHVGLLSCAHKDATASSSSTYCCCHVSTIVVDAVAEEVAAAGEDFV; encoded by the exons ATGTGCTATCCATGTGAAAGCATGATCGAGGACATGACCACCTCGTCGGGAGCTTCCTCAACCGCCGATGCGCCGCTGCTATGCTCCTCTGCGCTGTCGTCTTCACCTCATCATTGTCATTCCCATTCCATCACACCACCATCTCTAGAGTTTGTGCCGTCATCATACGAGCATCATGCTGCCACTTCTCTGTCATG GTTGAGAGGCCATCACTCTGTTGCTCTTCTGTTCTTCCATGTCGGGTTGCTGTCGTGTGCACATAAAGACGCCACTGCCTCGTCGTCTAGCACCTATTGTTGCTGCCATGTCTCCACTATCGTGGTTG ACGCCGTTGCCGAAGAGGTTGCTGCTGCAGGTGAAGATTTCGTCTGA